A stretch of the Brevundimonas sp. MF30-B genome encodes the following:
- a CDS encoding copper chaperone PCu(A)C, whose protein sequence is MSLSRFLPVALAGLTLSACGRDAASPATEQEVEKTGAAVAVTEAWCRPTPNGVAVGACYVSLTAPRKDRLVEVRSPVSDDIQIHEMRTEGGVMRMGILPDGLELPAGRTVTLRPGAEHLMLMDLSQPLTIGEAAELTLIFQNAPDVTVQADVREPVAASSDPGA, encoded by the coding sequence ATGTCCCTGTCCCGTTTCCTGCCTGTCGCCCTGGCCGGCCTGACCCTCTCAGCCTGCGGTCGCGACGCCGCTTCGCCGGCCACCGAGCAGGAGGTCGAAAAGACCGGCGCCGCCGTGGCCGTCACCGAGGCCTGGTGCCGCCCGACGCCCAACGGCGTGGCCGTCGGCGCCTGCTACGTCAGCCTCACGGCGCCGAGGAAGGACCGCCTGGTCGAAGTGCGCTCGCCCGTGAGCGACGACATCCAAATCCACGAGATGCGCACCGAAGGCGGCGTGATGCGGATGGGCATCCTGCCTGACGGACTGGAGCTGCCAGCCGGCCGCACCGTCACCCTGCGCCCCGGCGCCGAACATCTGATGCTGATGGACCTGAGCCAGCCGCTCACGATCGGGGAGGCGGCCGAACTGACCCTGATCTTCCAGAACGCCCCAGATGTCACAGTCCAGGCCGATGTCCGCGAGCCGGTCGCCGCATCGAGCGATCCCGGCGCCTAA
- the ychF gene encoding redox-regulated ATPase YchF codes for MALKVAIVGLPNVGKSTLFNALTKTAAAQAANYPFCTIEPNTGDVAVPEARLNVLAEIAGSKEIIPARITFVDVAGLVRGASRGEGLGNQFLANIRDCDAVAFVARCFVDDDITHVENRIDPIADLEIIETELMLADLESLERRRVQTEKRAKGGDKESQLNLKLIDLALAQLSAGKPARLAEVSKEDRKAWDMLQLLTALPALYVANVEEASADKGNELSAQVAERAKADNAETVVISAQIESEIAVLDDAEQAEFLETLGLEEPGLNRLIRGAYSLLGLQTYFTVGPKEARAWTIPVGATAPQAAGVIHTDFEKGFIRAETIAYDDYVALKGESGAKAAGKMRAEGKPYVVKDGDVMHFLFNT; via the coding sequence ATGGCTCTCAAAGTCGCGATCGTCGGCCTGCCCAACGTCGGCAAGTCCACCCTGTTCAACGCCCTGACCAAGACGGCGGCGGCCCAGGCGGCCAACTATCCGTTCTGCACGATCGAGCCGAACACCGGCGACGTGGCCGTGCCCGAGGCGCGGCTGAACGTGCTGGCCGAGATCGCCGGATCGAAGGAGATCATCCCCGCTCGCATCACCTTCGTGGACGTGGCCGGCCTGGTGCGCGGCGCTTCCAGGGGCGAGGGCCTGGGCAACCAGTTCCTGGCCAACATCCGCGACTGCGACGCCGTGGCCTTCGTCGCCCGCTGCTTCGTCGATGACGACATCACTCACGTCGAGAACCGGATCGATCCGATCGCCGACCTCGAGATCATCGAGACCGAGCTGATGCTGGCCGACCTCGAGAGCTTGGAGCGTCGCCGCGTTCAGACCGAGAAGCGCGCCAAGGGCGGCGACAAGGAAAGCCAGCTGAACCTGAAGCTGATCGACCTAGCCCTGGCCCAGCTGAGCGCCGGCAAGCCCGCGCGTCTGGCCGAGGTGTCCAAGGAAGACCGCAAGGCGTGGGATATGCTGCAACTGCTGACCGCCCTACCCGCCCTCTATGTCGCTAACGTCGAGGAGGCCTCGGCCGACAAGGGCAACGAACTGTCGGCTCAAGTGGCGGAACGCGCCAAGGCCGACAACGCTGAGACGGTCGTCATTTCGGCTCAGATCGAATCCGAGATCGCCGTGCTGGACGACGCCGAGCAGGCCGAGTTCCTGGAGACCCTGGGCTTGGAGGAGCCCGGCCTGAACCGTCTGATCCGCGGCGCCTACAGCCTGCTGGGCCTGCAGACCTATTTCACGGTCGGCCCCAAGGAAGCCCGCGCCTGGACCATTCCCGTGGGCGCCACCGCCCCCCAGGCGGCCGGCGTGATCCACACGGATTTCGAGAAGGGCTTCATCCGCGCCGAGACCATCGCCTACGACGACTATGTCGCTCTGAAGGGCGAGAGCGGCGCCAAGGCCGCCGGCAAGATGCGCGCTGAAGGCAAGCCTTACGTCGTCAAGGACGGCGACGTCATGCACTTCCTGTTCAACACCTGA
- the scpA gene encoding methylmalonyl-CoA mutase, whose product MKTPDFAKLPLDLSATASGPARDPWLTPEGLSIQTAYGPDALEGIEAIHGLPGFAPYMRGPYPTMYASNPWTIRQYAGFSTAEESNAFYRRNLAAGQKGLSIAFDLATHRGYDSDHPRVPGDVGMAGVAIDSIYDMRTLFDGIPLDQMSVSMTMNGAVLPVLALYVVAAEEQGVAPAQLTGTIQNDILKEFMVRNTYIYPPLSSMRIISDIFAWTAEHAPRFNSISISGYHMQEAGASADLELAYTLADGLEYIQAGVDAGMTVDRFAPRLSFFWAIGMNYFMEVAKMRAGRLLWAEKVAERFAPSDPRSLSLRAHCQTSGWSLAAQDVFNNVSRTMVEAMAAAGGQTQSLHTNSLDEALALPTDFSARIARNTQILLQQETGLTRVIDPWGGSHYVERLTHDLAERARAHMAEVDRLGGMAKAIEAGIPKLRIEEAAAKTQARIDTGQQTVVGVNRYINDQADDIPVLKVDNAAVLAAQIDKLKRLRAERDEAATQAALNALTEGAKGDANLLQLAIEAARAKATVGEISDALEAAFGRHVATVKTVSGVYGREAGADPRVSRARDMVAAFVENDGGPPRILIAKLGQDGHDRGQKVIATAYGDLGLEATAGALFQTPEEAAREAVEKNVHAVGASSLAAGHLTLAPALMAELKKLGREDIMVVVGGVIPPADVQPLLDAGVAAVYPPGSVVAETAIDLIDRLNQRLGYAQRPA is encoded by the coding sequence ATGAAAACGCCTGATTTCGCCAAACTGCCGCTCGACCTTTCCGCCACGGCGTCAGGTCCGGCGCGCGACCCCTGGCTGACGCCCGAGGGCCTGTCGATCCAGACCGCCTATGGTCCCGACGCCCTTGAGGGCATCGAGGCGATCCACGGCCTGCCGGGCTTCGCGCCCTACATGCGCGGGCCGTATCCGACCATGTATGCGTCCAACCCGTGGACCATCCGCCAGTACGCCGGCTTTTCGACGGCCGAGGAGTCCAACGCCTTCTATCGCCGCAATCTGGCGGCGGGTCAGAAGGGGCTGTCGATCGCCTTCGACCTGGCTACGCACCGCGGCTACGATTCGGATCACCCGCGCGTGCCGGGCGACGTGGGCATGGCGGGCGTCGCCATCGACAGCATCTACGACATGCGCACGCTGTTCGACGGCATTCCGCTGGATCAGATGTCGGTGTCCATGACGATGAACGGCGCCGTCCTGCCGGTGCTGGCGCTCTACGTCGTCGCGGCCGAGGAGCAGGGTGTGGCGCCGGCCCAGCTGACCGGGACCATCCAGAACGACATCCTCAAAGAGTTCATGGTCCGCAACACCTACATCTATCCGCCTCTGTCTTCGATGCGGATCATCTCGGACATCTTCGCCTGGACGGCCGAGCACGCGCCGCGCTTCAACTCCATCTCCATCAGCGGCTACCACATGCAGGAGGCGGGGGCCTCGGCGGACTTGGAGTTGGCCTACACCCTGGCGGACGGGCTGGAGTACATTCAGGCGGGCGTGGACGCCGGCATGACGGTGGACCGGTTCGCGCCGCGTCTCAGCTTCTTCTGGGCCATCGGCATGAACTACTTCATGGAGGTGGCCAAGATGCGCGCCGGCCGCCTTCTGTGGGCCGAGAAGGTGGCCGAGCGGTTCGCACCGTCGGACCCGCGCAGCCTGTCTCTGCGCGCGCACTGCCAGACCTCTGGCTGGTCCCTGGCGGCCCAGGATGTGTTCAACAACGTGTCGCGCACCATGGTCGAAGCCATGGCGGCCGCGGGCGGCCAGACGCAAAGCCTGCACACCAACTCGCTGGACGAGGCCCTGGCGCTGCCCACCGACTTCTCGGCCCGCATCGCCCGCAACACCCAGATCCTGTTGCAGCAGGAAACCGGCCTGACGCGCGTCATCGACCCGTGGGGCGGCAGCCACTACGTCGAGCGTCTGACCCACGACCTGGCCGAGCGCGCGCGCGCCCACATGGCCGAGGTGGATCGGTTGGGCGGCATGGCCAAGGCCATCGAGGCCGGCATACCCAAGCTGCGCATCGAAGAGGCTGCGGCCAAGACCCAGGCCCGCATAGACACTGGTCAGCAGACGGTCGTGGGCGTCAACCGCTACATCAACGACCAGGCCGACGACATTCCGGTGCTGAAGGTCGACAACGCCGCCGTTCTGGCCGCCCAGATCGACAAGCTGAAGCGGCTGCGGGCCGAGCGCGACGAGGCGGCGACGCAAGCTGCGCTGAACGCCCTGACCGAGGGCGCGAAAGGCGACGCCAACCTGTTGCAGCTGGCCATCGAGGCGGCGCGGGCCAAGGCCACGGTGGGCGAGATCTCGGATGCGCTGGAGGCCGCCTTTGGCCGCCATGTGGCGACGGTGAAGACGGTATCCGGCGTCTATGGCCGCGAGGCGGGGGCCGATCCGCGCGTGTCGCGGGCCCGCGACATGGTCGCCGCCTTTGTCGAGAACGACGGCGGCCCGCCCCGCATCCTGATCGCCAAACTGGGCCAGGACGGCCACGATCGGGGCCAGAAGGTGATCGCCACGGCCTATGGCGACCTGGGTCTGGAGGCGACCGCCGGCGCCCTGTTCCAGACGCCTGAGGAGGCCGCGCGCGAGGCGGTCGAGAAGAACGTCCACGCCGTGGGCGCCTCGTCCCTGGCGGCGGGTCACCTGACCCTGGCGCCCGCCCTGATGGCCGAGCTGAAGAAGCTGGGCCGAGAGGACATTATGGTGGTGGTCGGCGGCGTCATTCCGCCCGCCGACGTTCAGCCCCTGCTCGACGCGGGCGTGGCGGCGGTCTATCCGCCCGGCTCCGTGGTGGCCGAGACGGCCATCGACCTGATCGACCGGCTGAACCAGCGCCTGGGCTATGCGCAGCGGCCAGCCTGA
- a CDS encoding methylmalonyl-CoA mutase family protein yields MPQTFPTPTPADWRVEAEKALKGRPLEGLVHLDADGLAIRPLYSPANGGGALSAPRASDAEGRAWDLRATVEGDDPAAVNAAALTELQNGAASLLISGAVLADPEPLGRALDGVALELAPVALDAGIDGPDAANALAVVAKGSPRAQLLFHMDPISAFARAGASPRPIEDHVTLAANTAARHAGAYPEARFFLASGQVAHEAGGSLAQSLAFALASAASYVRVGMEAGLDRDRALNGVVLGLAVDQQYFDSLCALRALRLLWANVSRAFGAETPAVIEARSSRRMLSRRDPWPNLLRLTAAGFAGGAGGADAVVLDGFTRAKGRPDAFARRQARNTQLVLMEEANLGRVDDPAAGSWFLDHRTRDLAQAAWAEFQWIESEGGVVETLKAGLIQPRVARARAQAEAALKDGAAQIIGVTQFVDPDPRPISVETSVQAIETAPGALTPVRLAEPFEVQAEAGR; encoded by the coding sequence ATGCCTCAGACCTTTCCCACCCCGACCCCGGCCGACTGGCGCGTCGAGGCTGAAAAGGCGCTGAAGGGCCGGCCGCTGGAAGGCTTGGTGCATCTGGACGCCGACGGTCTGGCGATCCGGCCGCTGTATTCCCCGGCCAATGGCGGCGGCGCACTGTCCGCGCCGCGCGCTTCGGATGCCGAGGGCCGCGCCTGGGACTTGCGCGCGACGGTCGAGGGCGACGACCCCGCCGCCGTCAACGCGGCGGCCCTGACTGAACTTCAGAACGGCGCCGCCAGCCTGCTGATCTCGGGCGCAGTTCTGGCCGATCCGGAACCGCTGGGCCGGGCGCTGGACGGTGTGGCGCTGGAGCTGGCCCCGGTCGCGCTGGACGCCGGCATCGACGGGCCGGATGCGGCCAATGCCCTGGCGGTCGTGGCCAAGGGCTCGCCGCGCGCGCAGCTGCTGTTCCACATGGACCCCATCTCCGCCTTCGCGCGGGCCGGCGCCTCGCCGCGCCCGATCGAGGATCACGTGACGCTGGCGGCCAACACCGCCGCGCGCCACGCCGGGGCCTATCCCGAAGCGCGGTTCTTCCTGGCGTCCGGCCAGGTGGCGCACGAAGCCGGCGGTTCGCTGGCTCAGTCCCTGGCCTTCGCTCTGGCGTCCGCCGCCAGCTACGTCCGCGTGGGCATGGAGGCCGGGCTGGACCGCGACCGTGCGCTGAACGGCGTCGTCTTGGGCCTGGCGGTGGATCAGCAGTATTTTGACAGCCTGTGCGCGTTGCGGGCGCTGCGCCTGCTGTGGGCCAACGTCAGCCGCGCCTTCGGGGCGGAGACGCCCGCCGTGATCGAGGCGCGCTCGTCACGCCGCATGCTCAGCCGCCGCGATCCTTGGCCCAATCTGCTGCGCCTGACCGCCGCAGGTTTCGCGGGCGGGGCAGGGGGCGCCGATGCCGTCGTCCTGGACGGCTTCACCCGCGCGAAGGGCCGCCCCGACGCCTTCGCGCGGCGCCAGGCCCGCAACACGCAGCTGGTCCTGATGGAGGAAGCCAACCTGGGCCGCGTCGACGACCCGGCCGCAGGCAGCTGGTTTCTGGATCACCGCACCCGCGACCTGGCCCAGGCCGCCTGGGCCGAGTTCCAATGGATCGAATCCGAAGGCGGCGTGGTCGAAACCCTCAAGGCCGGCCTGATCCAGCCCCGCGTCGCCCGCGCCCGCGCCCAGGCCGAAGCGGCGCTGAAGGACGGCGCCGCCCAGATTATCGGCGTCACCCAATTCGTCGACCCCGACCCGCGGCCGATTTCGGTCGAGACCTCTGTGCAAGCGATCGAGACCGCCCCGGGCGCCCTGACCCCGGTCCGGCTCGCCGAACCCTTTGAAGTCCAGGCGGAGGCCGGCCGATGA
- a CDS encoding 3-hydroxyacyl-CoA dehydrogenase NAD-binding domain-containing protein, with protein sequence MENFKIDVDADGIALIIFDVPGRSMNTLTGKVMAEIPEWVERVKTDDAIKGAVLTSGKTSGFCAGADLGDMASGMLGGSDLQAAYDAGWRLNGALRALETCGKPVAAAINGLALGGGLELTLACHYRVVENDNKIQLGLPEIKVGLFPGGGGTQRLTRLVGVQAAMMAMSEGKSFRPNDAKGAGIVHEVVEKGQSVEAAKAWIKGGGKAVQPWDEKSFKLPGGGPYHPAGIQNFLVGNAMVRKQSYGNYPAVTNLMKAVYEGVQVPMDAALRIETRYFIKTLMTPQAQGMIRSLFLSKQELDKGAVRPADQPKSDPKKVAVLGAGMMGAGIAYVQAMAGIETILIDRDQEAADKGKAHVEELLKKRLSRGQLTQDKYDALLGSITATTDYDLIKGSDLVIEAVFENREIKAEVTKRAEAQLAPGAVFGSNTSTLPISGLSEASVRPEDFIGIHFFSPVDKMMLVEIIMGEKTGPAALAKSLDYVMKIRKTPIVVNDGRGFYTSRCFATYVAEGLAMLEEGYAPALIDNIGRATGMPRGPLEMHDDVALDLSVKVSKQTKADLGDAYVPLPGAQIVEKMVEELGRYGRKNGKGFYDYDTKPKTLWKGLSELAPVTINDSTPELVEDQKRRLLYRQAVEVARCWEEGVIDDPREADVGAILAWGFAPWTGGPITMIDQIGLKAFVEQADAYAAKYGERFSPPQLLRDMAAKGETFYGRFAGQKQAA encoded by the coding sequence ATGGAAAACTTCAAGATCGACGTCGACGCCGACGGCATTGCGCTCATCATCTTCGATGTGCCGGGCCGCTCGATGAACACCCTTACCGGCAAGGTCATGGCCGAGATCCCAGAATGGGTCGAACGGGTGAAGACCGACGACGCCATCAAGGGCGCGGTGCTGACCTCGGGCAAGACTTCGGGCTTCTGCGCCGGAGCGGACCTGGGCGACATGGCTTCGGGCATGCTGGGCGGCTCGGATCTGCAGGCGGCCTATGACGCGGGCTGGCGGCTGAACGGCGCCCTGCGCGCTCTCGAGACCTGCGGCAAGCCGGTGGCGGCCGCCATCAACGGCCTGGCCCTGGGCGGCGGGCTGGAGCTGACGCTGGCCTGCCACTACCGCGTGGTCGAGAACGACAACAAGATCCAACTGGGCCTGCCCGAGATCAAGGTCGGCCTGTTCCCCGGCGGCGGCGGCACCCAGCGCCTGACGCGCCTGGTCGGCGTGCAGGCGGCCATGATGGCCATGAGCGAGGGCAAGTCCTTCCGCCCCAACGACGCCAAGGGCGCGGGCATCGTCCATGAGGTGGTCGAGAAGGGCCAGTCGGTCGAGGCCGCCAAGGCCTGGATCAAGGGCGGCGGAAAGGCCGTCCAGCCGTGGGACGAGAAGAGCTTCAAACTGCCCGGCGGCGGCCCCTATCACCCGGCCGGCATCCAGAACTTCCTGGTCGGCAACGCCATGGTCAGGAAGCAGAGCTACGGCAACTATCCCGCCGTCACCAACCTGATGAAGGCCGTCTACGAAGGCGTGCAGGTGCCGATGGACGCGGCGCTGCGCATCGAGACGCGCTACTTCATCAAGACCCTCATGACGCCGCAGGCTCAAGGGATGATCCGCTCGCTGTTCCTGTCGAAACAGGAGCTGGACAAGGGCGCGGTGCGTCCGGCCGATCAGCCCAAGTCCGATCCCAAGAAGGTCGCTGTGCTGGGCGCCGGCATGATGGGCGCGGGCATCGCCTATGTGCAGGCCATGGCCGGGATCGAGACCATCCTGATCGACCGCGACCAGGAGGCGGCCGACAAGGGCAAGGCCCATGTCGAGGAACTGCTGAAGAAGCGCCTCTCGCGCGGTCAGCTGACCCAGGACAAGTACGACGCCCTGCTCGGCTCCATCACGGCGACCACCGACTATGACCTGATCAAGGGTTCCGACCTGGTGATCGAGGCGGTGTTCGAAAACCGCGAGATCAAGGCCGAGGTGACCAAGCGCGCCGAGGCCCAGCTGGCGCCGGGCGCCGTGTTCGGCTCCAACACCTCGACCCTGCCGATCTCGGGCCTGTCCGAGGCGTCGGTGCGGCCCGAGGACTTCATCGGCATCCATTTCTTCTCGCCGGTCGACAAGATGATGCTGGTCGAGATCATCATGGGCGAAAAGACCGGCCCGGCGGCGCTCGCCAAGTCGCTGGACTACGTCATGAAGATCCGCAAGACGCCGATCGTCGTCAACGACGGCCGCGGCTTCTACACCTCGCGCTGCTTCGCCACCTATGTCGCCGAGGGTCTGGCGATGCTGGAGGAGGGCTACGCCCCCGCCCTGATCGACAACATCGGCCGCGCCACCGGCATGCCGCGCGGTCCGCTGGAAATGCACGACGACGTGGCGCTGGACCTCTCGGTCAAGGTGTCGAAACAGACCAAGGCCGACCTGGGCGACGCCTATGTGCCGCTGCCCGGCGCGCAGATCGTCGAGAAAATGGTCGAAGAACTGGGCCGTTACGGCCGCAAGAACGGCAAGGGCTTCTACGACTATGACACCAAGCCCAAGACGCTGTGGAAGGGTCTGTCGGAACTGGCGCCAGTCACCATCAACGACTCGACGCCCGAACTGGTCGAGGACCAGAAGCGCCGCCTCCTGTACCGCCAGGCGGTCGAGGTCGCGCGCTGCTGGGAAGAGGGCGTGATTGACGATCCGCGCGAGGCCGATGTGGGCGCCATCCTGGCCTGGGGCTTCGCGCCCTGGACCGGCGGCCCGATCACCATGATCGACCAGATCGGCCTCAAGGCCTTCGTCGAACAGGCCGACGCCTATGCCGCCAAATACGGCGAGCGCTTCAGCCCGCCGCAGCTGCTGCGCGACATGGCCGCCAAGGGCGAAACCTTCTACGGCAGGTTCGCCGGTCAGAAGCAGGCGGCCTGA
- a CDS encoding acetyl-CoA C-acetyltransferase, with product MADAYIFDAVRTPRGKGKKDGSLHEITALSLASQVLEALRERNNLDTSKVDDVILGCVSPVGEQGADIARTAVLNAGWAQTTAGVQINRFCASGLEAVNMAAAKVKSGEAEFAVGGGVEAMSRVPMGSDGGAWPVDPSSAFPTYFVPQGVSADMIASKWGFSRDDVDAYSVESHKRSARSWEEGRFSKSVVPVKNQLGLVQLDRDETIRPNTDMQTLGALNPSFAMMGEMAFDAVIQQRYPEVERVNHVHTPGNSSGIVDGSAGVLIGTLEAGKALGLKPRAKIRGAASIGSEPSIMLTGPEFVANKLLGRLGMAKSDIDLWELNEAFAAVVLRFMQALDIPHDQINVCGGAIAMGHPLGATGAMITGVVLDELERSNKETALITLCIGGGMGTATVIERV from the coding sequence ATGGCCGACGCCTATATCTTCGACGCAGTTCGCACGCCCCGCGGCAAGGGCAAGAAGGACGGCAGCCTGCACGAGATCACGGCGCTGAGCCTGGCCTCGCAGGTGCTGGAGGCGCTGCGCGAGCGCAACAATCTGGATACCTCCAAAGTCGACGACGTCATCCTGGGCTGCGTTTCGCCCGTGGGCGAACAGGGCGCCGACATCGCCCGCACCGCCGTGCTGAACGCCGGCTGGGCCCAGACCACGGCGGGCGTCCAGATCAACCGCTTCTGCGCCTCGGGCCTGGAAGCCGTGAACATGGCGGCAGCCAAGGTGAAGTCCGGCGAGGCCGAGTTCGCCGTCGGCGGCGGCGTCGAGGCGATGAGCCGGGTGCCGATGGGCAGCGATGGCGGCGCCTGGCCGGTCGATCCGTCCTCGGCCTTCCCGACCTATTTCGTGCCGCAGGGCGTGTCGGCCGACATGATCGCCTCCAAATGGGGCTTCAGCCGCGACGACGTGGACGCCTATTCGGTCGAGAGTCACAAGCGTTCGGCCCGGTCCTGGGAAGAGGGCCGGTTCTCGAAATCGGTCGTTCCGGTCAAGAACCAGCTGGGCCTGGTCCAGCTGGACCGCGACGAGACCATCCGCCCCAACACCGACATGCAGACCCTGGGCGCGCTGAACCCGTCCTTCGCCATGATGGGCGAGATGGCCTTCGACGCGGTGATCCAGCAGCGCTACCCCGAGGTTGAGCGCGTCAACCACGTGCACACGCCGGGCAACAGCTCGGGCATCGTGGACGGTTCGGCCGGCGTGCTCATCGGCACGCTGGAGGCCGGAAAGGCCCTGGGCCTGAAGCCGCGCGCCAAGATCCGGGGCGCCGCCTCGATCGGCTCGGAGCCGTCGATCATGCTGACGGGCCCCGAGTTCGTGGCCAACAAGCTGCTGGGCCGGCTGGGCATGGCCAAGTCCGACATCGACCTGTGGGAGCTAAACGAGGCTTTCGCCGCCGTCGTGCTGCGCTTCATGCAGGCGCTGGACATCCCGCATGACCAGATCAACGTCTGCGGCGGCGCCATCGCCATGGGCCACCCGCTGGGCGCCACCGGCGCCATGATCACCGGCGTGGTTCTGGACGAGCTTGAGCGCTCGAACAAGGAAACCGCCCTGATCACCCTGTGCATCGGCGGCGGCATGGGCACCGCCACCGTCATCGAACGCGTCTGA